The nucleotide window tatttgagacTTGAACTATCAATGTTAACTTCATCTCCAGAGAAATCACAGTTATTAAGTGTGAGGTTTTCAAGAGATGAACAATGAGAAATAATCTCTTGAAAATTGTTTGATGAAACACACACTTGATTGAGGGTAAGAGTTTTCAAAACCTGGTTGAGATCAAGGGAAGGTGTAGTTATAAAACAATAATGATTCAACTCAAGAACCTCAAAACTAGTGAAAATCTCAAAAGGTAAATCCAAAGTTCGTTTAGCTTGCCCCAAAAGAATATAATTTAGtgttataaaatattcataGGACTCAAGTCCCATTGAAACCTTTACCACCCCTTTCTCAAGTAGTTTCTTCATCCACCGCACAACATCTCCATTGACACAACTCATACCTAAATGCCGAATATTACAGCTTTTCAATGGACCAATGTGTTTATCCATGATTGACATAATTAACATGGATGCTTCAGCAACTGTATCCAACTTTGCATTATCTTCAGGATGAATTCCGAGAATCTATATCACATCCAAAAGGATTTAGGGTTGaatctcaaatattttataagaaaaattgaaacaaaatctgAAAATTCGATTCTCTATGGTCCTCTTCAaatgaatgtaaaaaaaaaaaaatgtaaaccatttaattattctaattattgAGATGTCAATACTCTCTATCCATAGATTAATTTAATGGCTGGTACGGAGAAGATGGAGGACCAGAAAGGACCAGATcggaaaaaattaaatcataaatcatcaattaaatataatgaGTTAAATGAAATGTCATGAACCAAAAATCATAGAGCCTAAAACTATATGATAAAATTCGTAAATAATTTTACATCTAACATTGTACCTTTGGATGAACATCCCTTGCAAGGCGACTTCTTGGTTTAGAATTTTGATTGTCAATTTTGATCAAATGCTTCAATATTTGTCTTTGGTCAAAACTAAGGTGATATGAGTACTTCCACAATGTTTTCCAACGATTTGAAAgcacgcttgttctcacagctTCCTCGCCTGAcagaaaagaaattataaaagcTAGAAGTACATCAGGAAGACTACTAATCAAATCTGATCTTTCCATCATAGCTcgcatttttttcttttttcctttcgCCATAGCTCGCGCTTATTAGACTTTGtaagaaattataagaaaaCGAAGACGTTGAGAGGTGAATTTTGTTTAACTCTTAGTCAAAAGCTACTCTAGTTGCCTCTATCATTTGGGAATTGGATCCTCTCCTAATCCAACTGTCTCCTTCTCCAAATCTTGGCCGTTAGATCAATCACACGGTCACAACTTTAAAAGCtaataaaagtttttaaaaaaaagtaatagttaaattctaaaattgtaacaaaataaaatcccAAAGACATTTAGGGAAGGAGAGGATCCATGTCCAtcatgtattaagccttaatCATCGATACGTAAAAACCATATCTTGTATTCTAGCCTATGGTAAATTtcatcaatattattattattattagtatttaGTCCCTTAGAGGAATTAGATATTCAGTACTTTAacttgtttatgatttttagtaACTAGTTGTTATGTTTAAATCCGTTAAGGTCACTTCCGTCaattaaattattcattttccGTTAACTTGTTCCTAATGTCTcctcattaattttttaattttaaccgttcaatcttttttatgaaaaaaaaaaccattagaTCATGCATATCTACTATATTTAATAGTGCATCATCAACATctaattaaagtttttttttttttgtgggggCGGTGGGTTGTGGGAGTAAGCTTGCTAACTTACTCCTTCATGTTTTTAGGTGGGAGTAAgttaacaacatcaaatttttttaacaaaaacaaagtgaaattcgttcattcaaatcgataaagtacatcaaatataatcatatattcaacatcgcgaaaaaat belongs to Medicago truncatula cultivar Jemalong A17 chromosome 6, MtrunA17r5.0-ANR, whole genome shotgun sequence and includes:
- the LOC25496019 gene encoding F-box protein At1g80960, whose translation is MAKGKKKKMRAMMERSDLISSLPDVLLAFIISFLSGEEAVRTSVLSNRWKTLWKYSYHLSFDQRQILKHLIKIDNQNSKPRSRLARDVHPKILGIHPEDNAKLDTVAEASMLIMSIMDKHIGPLKSCNIRHLGMSCVNGDVVRWMKKLLEKGVVKVSMGLESYEYFITLNYILLGQAKRTLDLPFEIFTSFEVLELNHYCFITTPSLDLNQVLKTLTLNQVCVSSNNFQEIISHCSSLENLTLNNCDFSGDEVNIDSSSLKYFKILDMNVQKMLVSAANMEVIEIESIICIDKDLAFETPKLHILRVHNDVKRIGQYLRTRDIIEICGGIVVSLSSHITCI